A window of the Isosphaera pallida ATCC 43644 genome harbors these coding sequences:
- a CDS encoding SaoD/DsrE family protein, with protein MKVAYVFATNMASSFKLATMILPQLEQGIHGAKVVGMMFFDDNIFCLRVGDPVGERLARIAKEQGILLMVCDQCAVRRGLAEGTFDQCGTGSVKAKGMVGGVVCGCFPQLYAALSEAMPDQVITL; from the coding sequence ATGAAGGTAGCCTATGTTTTTGCAACGAACATGGCCAGTTCCTTTAAGCTGGCCACCATGATTCTTCCACAGCTAGAACAGGGGATTCATGGCGCTAAGGTCGTCGGAATGATGTTTTTTGACGATAACATTTTCTGCCTGCGCGTTGGTGATCCTGTCGGAGAGAGGCTGGCCCGCATTGCCAAGGAACAGGGGATTCTGCTGATGGTCTGTGACCAATGCGCGGTGCGTCGGGGATTGGCCGAAGGAACCTTCGACCAATGCGGAACCGGATCGGTGAAGGCCAAAGGGATGGTAGGGGGTGTGGTGTGCGGCTGCTTCCCGCAGCTTTACGCCGCGCTGTCGGAAGCCATGCCGGATCAGGTAATCACGCTATGA
- the miaA gene encoding tRNA (adenosine(37)-N6)-dimethylallyltransferase MiaA, producing MSLCSPVDARSTPPGPERFRRCRFLTGPTASGKTAVAIELARLWGAEIVTMDSMTLYRGMDIGTAKPTPEERATVPHHLLDLLDPWEGASVAFFLEQAARVVDVLERRGVPILVTGGTPLYLKAMLRGLFDGPAADPELRHSLERLNDAELHTRLHALDPATAQRLPPRDRRRVIRALEIALLTGQPPSVLRQDHDQPARGVAVIALSRPRDELHRRINQRVDAMVRGGLLDETARLLALPHPWHPIPAQAAGYREAADHLQGRLDRAAMIERAQARTRQLAKRQETWFRHLAEVHLEPVMANESPATLAQRLARRFEDLEHHRRQVNFP from the coding sequence ATGAGTCTTTGCTCCCCCGTCGATGCCCGCTCCACACCGCCGGGTCCGGAGCGTTTCCGCCGCTGTCGGTTTCTGACCGGCCCGACCGCCTCGGGCAAAACCGCCGTGGCGATCGAGTTGGCGCGGCTTTGGGGGGCCGAGATCGTGACGATGGATTCGATGACCCTCTATCGCGGCATGGACATCGGCACCGCCAAGCCGACGCCCGAGGAACGCGCGACGGTTCCCCACCACCTGCTCGACCTGCTCGACCCCTGGGAGGGAGCCTCGGTCGCCTTTTTCCTGGAACAGGCCGCCCGAGTGGTCGACGTGCTGGAAAGGCGCGGGGTGCCGATTTTGGTGACCGGCGGGACGCCGCTCTATCTCAAGGCGATGCTGCGGGGACTGTTCGACGGCCCCGCCGCCGACCCCGAGCTTCGGCATTCCCTGGAACGACTCAACGACGCCGAGTTGCACACCCGTCTCCATGCGCTGGATCCCGCCACCGCCCAACGTCTACCGCCGCGCGACCGTCGCCGGGTCATCCGCGCTTTGGAAATCGCCCTGCTCACCGGCCAGCCCCCTAGCGTGTTGCGTCAGGACCACGACCAACCAGCCCGTGGCGTCGCAGTGATTGCCTTGAGCCGCCCGCGCGACGAGTTGCATCGACGAATCAACCAACGGGTCGACGCGATGGTCCGCGGCGGCCTGCTCGACGAAACCGCCCGACTCCTGGCCCTTCCCCACCCCTGGCATCCCATCCCCGCTCAGGCCGCCGGCTACCGCGAGGCCGCCGACCACCTGCAAGGCCGCCTCGACCGAGCCGCCATGATCGAACGCGCTCAGGCTCGCACTCGTCAACTGGCCAAGCGTCAAGAAACCTGGTTTCGTCATCTCGCCGAGGTTCACCTTGAACCGGTGATGGCCAATGAGTCCCCCGCTACGCTCGCCCAGCGTTTGGCCCGGCGATTTGAAGACCTCGAACATCACAGGAGGCAAGTCAATTTTCCTTGA